Proteins encoded by one window of Halobaculum halobium:
- a CDS encoding DUF7124 domain-containing protein, whose amino-acid sequence MNGGGSSDMTLAFELDALKSLADPNEVFNDARGWTEYVGVVSEKPTYVVTNFTRKHRIRQDFFSGPRGVRESLENVKRQFDTDRHVFVGTTDEDRAVSEDTGWEFLPLEQAAEAAGWTTTEPDDQSDHFDENARDDWP is encoded by the coding sequence ATGAACGGCGGCGGTTCGAGCGACATGACGCTCGCCTTCGAGTTGGACGCGCTGAAGTCGTTGGCCGATCCGAACGAGGTGTTCAACGACGCGCGCGGGTGGACGGAGTACGTCGGCGTGGTCTCGGAGAAGCCCACGTACGTCGTCACCAACTTCACCCGGAAGCACCGCATCCGCCAGGACTTCTTCTCGGGCCCTCGGGGCGTGCGGGAGTCACTGGAGAACGTCAAGCGGCAGTTCGACACCGACCGCCACGTGTTCGTCGGCACGACCGACGAGGACCGCGCGGTCTCCGAGGACACCGGCTGGGAGTTCCTCCCGCTGGAGCAGGCCGCGGAGGCGGCCGGGTGGACGACGACGGAACCCGACGACCAGTCGGACCACTTCGACGAGAACGCGCGCGACGACTGGCCCTGA
- a CDS encoding NAD(P)/FAD-dependent oxidoreductase yields the protein MSESFVIIGDGIAGSSAAETLREEAPDADITVITDEGEALYNRILIKEFAKGKLPEAPISIHETGWYEERDISLELNTLVTDIRTDEHEVETHEGDVLEYDKLLLAVGGTPQQLPVEGSDADGVHHFWTFQDARRIRESAENADQAVIVGAGLLGIDLAAICGAQDIEGKYLMRGNAWWRYALNEEGAEIMHEAMRERGVEPVFDSGVDHFETDDEGHVTAAVDPNGDRFDADFAGVAIGLNLNTELVEGTPIETDDGIVVDEFMQTNDEDVFAAGDITRFYDVILGEQAQNGAWGSAKEQGSIAAKNMLEYGSAEFRWVSSYSITHFDFPFLSFGHPTLGDDEVMRSFGDDEWRRLALKDGKIVGGVLIGNLAPQSAYKQLMREQVDVSGQKDVLMTEGFSVDDLETEGATAE from the coding sequence ATGAGCGAGTCGTTCGTCATCATCGGCGACGGGATCGCCGGTAGTTCCGCCGCCGAGACCCTCCGTGAGGAGGCGCCCGACGCCGACATCACCGTCATCACTGACGAGGGGGAAGCCCTCTACAACCGTATCCTCATCAAGGAGTTCGCCAAGGGGAAGCTCCCCGAGGCGCCCATCTCCATCCACGAGACGGGATGGTACGAGGAGCGAGACATCTCCCTCGAACTCAACACGCTCGTCACGGACATCCGCACCGACGAGCACGAGGTCGAAACCCACGAGGGCGACGTCCTGGAGTACGACAAGCTGCTGCTCGCGGTCGGCGGCACGCCCCAGCAGCTCCCCGTCGAGGGGAGCGACGCCGACGGAGTCCACCACTTCTGGACGTTCCAAGACGCCCGTCGCATCCGCGAGTCCGCCGAGAACGCGGACCAGGCTGTCATCGTCGGCGCCGGTCTGCTCGGCATCGACCTGGCAGCAATCTGCGGCGCGCAGGACATCGAGGGCAAGTACCTGATGCGCGGCAACGCCTGGTGGCGCTACGCGCTCAACGAGGAGGGCGCCGAGATCATGCACGAGGCGATGCGCGAGCGCGGCGTCGAACCCGTCTTCGACTCCGGCGTCGACCACTTCGAGACGGACGACGAGGGCCACGTGACGGCCGCGGTCGATCCCAACGGCGACCGCTTCGACGCTGATTTCGCGGGCGTCGCCATCGGGCTGAACCTCAACACCGAACTCGTCGAGGGCACGCCCATCGAGACGGACGACGGCATCGTCGTCGACGAGTTCATGCAGACGAACGACGAGGACGTGTTCGCCGCCGGCGACATCACGCGCTTCTACGACGTCATCCTCGGCGAGCAGGCCCAAAACGGCGCGTGGGGAAGCGCGAAAGAGCAGGGGAGCATCGCCGCGAAGAACATGCTCGAGTACGGCTCGGCGGAGTTCCGCTGGGTCTCGTCGTACTCGATCACGCACTTCGACTTCCCGTTCCTCTCGTTTGGCCATCCGACGCTCGGCGACGACGAGGTCATGCGCTCGTTTGGCGACGACGAGTGGCGCCGCCTCGCGCTGAAGGACGGCAAGATCGTCGGCGGCGTGCTCATCGGCAACCTCGCACCGCAGTCTGCGTACAAACAGCTCATGCGCGAGCAGGTGGACGTGAGCGGACAGAAGGACGTCCTCATGACCGAGGGCTTCTCGGTCGACGACCTCGAAACCGAGGGCGCGACCGCCGAGTAA
- a CDS encoding DUF6149 family protein, with protein MKLRQNVRHWAAKRALTTPVVGDYVNERLVGMHTDIFLDKADEERREGRRAHLDEFFDATMDTYVAALEAGYPEAEAREITHIQANFDFFNHGWAEMMEIPSDELEQHYRRYERFFQRYRITIDDPLGEFRPADGVADAPATPERMDAGEFENAVAGFADDAYVEDADGELHVGGTDEPDEVDVSVAPGADEVDFDGDDEAKAD; from the coding sequence ATGAAGCTCCGCCAAAACGTCCGCCACTGGGCCGCAAAGCGCGCGCTCACCACGCCGGTCGTCGGCGACTACGTCAACGAGAGGCTCGTCGGGATGCACACCGATATCTTCCTCGACAAGGCCGACGAGGAGCGGCGCGAGGGCCGACGCGCCCATCTCGACGAGTTCTTCGACGCGACGATGGACACCTACGTCGCGGCGCTGGAAGCGGGCTACCCCGAGGCGGAGGCCCGCGAGATCACTCACATCCAAGCCAACTTCGACTTCTTCAACCACGGCTGGGCGGAGATGATGGAGATCCCCAGCGACGAGTTGGAGCAGCACTACCGCCGATACGAGCGGTTCTTCCAGCGGTACAGGATCACCATCGACGACCCGCTCGGCGAGTTCCGCCCCGCGGACGGCGTCGCCGACGCGCCGGCCACGCCCGAGCGGATGGACGCCGGCGAGTTCGAGAACGCGGTCGCGGGCTTCGCCGACGACGCGTACGTCGAGGACGCGGACGGCGAGCTCCACGTCGGCGGGACCGACGAACCCGACGAGGTCGACGTGAGCGTCGCACCGGGCGCTGACGAGGTCGATTTCGACGGCGACGACGAGGCGAAGGCCGACTGA
- a CDS encoding cupin domain-containing protein, with protein MERERHDPSTDTEAVPGAHLAQLATGAEMSVQHFSIEPGAEVPSHSHHHEQAGYITAGALTFILADGEEVVCEAGDSYVLAGEEVHGAENRGDERVEGVDIFSPPRPNPDWQE; from the coding sequence ATGGAACGCGAACGCCACGATCCGAGCACCGACACCGAAGCGGTTCCGGGGGCCCACCTCGCCCAACTCGCGACCGGCGCGGAGATGAGCGTCCAGCACTTCTCGATCGAACCCGGCGCGGAGGTGCCGTCGCACAGCCACCACCACGAGCAGGCGGGCTACATCACCGCCGGTGCGTTGACGTTCATCCTGGCCGACGGCGAGGAGGTCGTCTGCGAGGCGGGCGATTCGTACGTCTTGGCGGGCGAGGAGGTTCACGGCGCCGAGAACAGGGGCGACGAGCGGGTCGAGGGGGTCGACATCTTCAGCCCGCCGCGGCCGAACCCGGACTGGCAGGAGTAA